In a single window of the Candoia aspera isolate rCanAsp1 chromosome 14, rCanAsp1.hap2, whole genome shotgun sequence genome:
- the LOC134505273 gene encoding parvalbumin, thymic CPV3-like: MSISDFLSPSDIAAALQDCQAPDSFNHRKFFQLSGMSKKSSSQLKDIFQILDRNQSGFIEEEELKYFLQRFEAEARLLTVTETEKILAAADHDGDGKIGAEGMSPVDLDLSYHAIPPEPRNMRKCNRSMAVFGSWGRNGIIAPGSIYGGAPSQTLVSKCELSRRIEMIDS; this comes from the exons ATGAGCATTAGTGACTTCCTTAGTCCTTCTGATATTGCTGCTGCACTCCAAGATTGTCAAG CTCCAGATAGTTTCAACCACAGAAAATTCTTCCAGCTTAGTGGTATGTCCAAAAAGAGTAGCAGCCAACTCAAAGATATCTTCCAAATCCTAGACCGTAATCAAAGTGGATTCATTGAAGAAGAAGAGCTCAA ATATTTCCTCCAGAGGTTTGAGGCTGAGGCTCGCTTGTTAACAGTGACAGAAACTGAAAAAATTTTGGCAGCAGCAGACCATGATGGAGATGGAAAAATTGGAGCAGAAGGTATGAGCCCAGTTGACTTGGATTTGTCCTATCATGCAATCCCTCCCGAACCTAGAAACATGAGGAAATGTAATCGATCGATGGCTGTCTTTGGAAGCTGGGGGAGGAATGGGATCATTGCTCCAGGTTCCATATATGGAGGAGCTCCGAGCCAAACACTGGTTTCAAAATGTGAATTGAGCAGACGGATTGAGATGATTGATTCCTGA
- the OCM2 gene encoding putative oncomodulin-2, whose translation MAFAGILSDADIAAGLQSCQATDSFSCKTFFAKSGLHSKSKDQLTKVFGVIDRDKSGYIEEDELKKFLQNFDGKARDLTDKETAEFLKAGDTDGDGKIGVEEFVVLVTKG comes from the exons ATGGCATTCGCCGGGATCCTGAGTGATGCGGATATTGCAGCTGGTTTACAAAGCTGCCAAG cTACCGATTCCTTTAGCTGCAAGACATTCTTTGCCAAATCAGGTTTGCACTCCAAATCCAAGGATCAGCTAACAAAAGTGTTTGGAGTCATTGATCGGGACAAGAGTGGATACATTGAGGAAGATGAACTGAA GAAGTTCCTGCAGAATTTTGATGGCAAAGCCAGAGACCTGACTGACAAGGAGACTGCAGAATTTCTGAAAGCAGGTGACACTGATGGAGATGGCAAAATTGGTGTGGAAG agttTGTAGTCCTGGTTACAAAGGGTTAA